The genomic stretch GAACCTTACCTGATATGCTTAAACTAAGCATGAATTATAGAGATCTTTCAAAGGCAACGAAAAATGCCATACCAGGGAGGGGAAATATGCATTCATTAGTTCATAAGCTGAATATCAGTCTTTTCAAGAAAATAATAACTATCTTTTTAATCGTTATAGCTCCAATTTTTATACTTGGAATTTATATCCGCAATTGGGGAGCCAACACGGTACGTGAAGAGCTGTCAAAATCATCAACTGCTCAGATTGAATTTTATTTAAGCCAGCTGGAAAAAGAAATTGAACGGCTTAAAATATTGCAATACACTTGTTTAAATGATGAGCATCTGAACCGTCTCGCAGTCCAGTATAGTATTATGAGTGATTATGAAATTGTCAGCAATATGAGACAGCTTCAGGCACGACTTATTACTATTGAGTATAGCAGCAGCTATGTTATAAATGTCAGCGCACATATATTTTCAATTAATAAAACAATTTCGTCTTCCAGGGGAGTAGATGATTTAGACGAAAGGGTATATGAACGCACACGGTCCGCAGCCGGGCTGGCGGGGGCCCAAATCGTCAGATATGAAGATGGTTTATATCTTACAACCGTTGATCCTTCTGACAAAACAGGTCGGATCAGTAACTATGTGATAGAGATAGAGCTGAATCAAGATGTTTTTAAAGAAGATTTAGAGCAGTTTAACATTTATCCTAACAGCGGATCGTTTTTGATAGATCTCACAAACTCCAATGAAATCGCCATGGCAAGTACAGGGAAACCCGTACAATCTCATGCGATTTTGGGCGATTTTAATGTAGTCGATAAAAGTGGCACTAATCTTAGTAATATAGAGGGATATCGCTGCTATTCCGTGTACACAAAGTCTAAGTATCTAAATATGCTGCTGCTCAGGTATTTACCTGAAAATCTGGTATTTACACCGATGAAAAATTTTACTAACTGGATATGGGTATTCATCATGGTATCAATAACCGTAATTATAATTTTTACATTATCCATGAACCGCTTTATAAATAAACCTATTAAAAAGTTGGTAGAGGTTTTCCGGCAGGTAGAAAAAGGGAACCTGCAGATAAGTTTGGACACAAATGATGTTGGATCTAAAGAATTTGCTTATTTGTATACCAGATTCAACAAAATGGTCGATAGCTTAAATATGTTAATTGATCAGGCCTATAAGCAGAAAATATTGACTCAGCGAGCTGAACTAAAGCAGCTTCAGGCACAAATCAAACCGCATTTTCTATATAACAGCTTTTTCATTATCAATACGATGGCTCAGATGGGGGACGAAAACCTGTTAGAGTTTACCAATCATTTAGGGGAATACTACCGCTATCTTACCAGGAATGCAGCAGACATAATCCCTCTTTGTGAAGAAGTTGAGCATGCACGCACTTATACCAGCATTTTATCCATGCGTTTTACAAAGAATCTTGATATTATATTCGGCTCCTGCCCTAAGGAATATGAACAATATCCCGTTCCCCGGCTCATTTTACAGCCCTTGATCGAGAATGCATTTGAACATGCGGTGGAAAAGCGGATGAAAGACCGGATCATTTCCATCTCTTTTGAAAATCATATTGACAGACTTCATATTATTGTTGAAGATAATGGAACCACTTTGACAGATGAAAAACTTTCAGAGCTGCAAAAAATGTTGATATCACAACCTGATGACGCAGAAGTAACGGCATTGCTTAACATTAACAGACGTTTACAATTGCAGTACGATGAAGTCAGCGGTGTGTTGCTTGATCGAAGTCTGTTGGGAGGACTTATGGTTGAACTGGTTTTAGGGCCTAGGAGGGAGTAAAATGTATCGACTTTTAATTGCAGATGATGAGGAGATTATTGTTAATGGGTTATATGACATCCTTTCCAGTCTTGAAAATCTGGAACTGGATGTATATAAAGCATATTCTGGCGAAGAAGCGATACAGTGGCTGGGACGTACAAGAATTGATATCGCTTTAACAGATATTAATATGCCAGAAATAGATGGCCTTCAGCTGCTGGATGAAATCAAAAAACGATGGCCATGGTGCCGCGTGATTTTCCTTACAGGGCATAGTGAATTTAACTATGCTTATAAGGCAATACAATATAGCAATGTAAAATACATATTGAAGACTGAGGGATATGGCAAGATCATAAAAACAGTGGAACGTGTGATCCAGGAGTTAAAAGATGAAAACCAGACAAATGAATTGATACAAAATGCCAAGGACCAGATAAATCTTGCTCAGGATTTATTTTGCCAGAAGTATTTTAATGCATTGCTTAATAATGATAATTCTTTAAAAATTAATGGGAAGGAATTTGAGAGGCTCTTTATCCATCTAAATGCAGATGAGCCTGTGATGCTGATTTTAGGCGAAATATTGATTTTACCTAAAACCATAGACTTCTGGGAGAAAAACCAGATTATGTATTCCATAAAGCAGCTGATAGTCAGATACTTTGCCATGCATATCAACAGCCTGGTAGTTCCGCTTAAGGATGAAAAAATAGCTGTTTTTGCTCAGCCCTCAAAAATACAATCATATCCGGATCAGCCCCATGACAGTATGAGCATATTTTTAAAAGGGACTTTGGAAATGGTTCAGTCAGCCTGCCGGGAAAGGCTGAATGCTCCTGTAAGTTTTGCTTTGGCTGAAAAGCCATGTAAATGGGAGGAAGTTGCAGAGAAATATGTAGCTCTCATTGATTTGCTCAATTACCAGGTTGGTCATGACATGGAAACAATCATTGATGAAAGGGAGTTTCGTAAACAGAGACAGACATTTACTCCGTCTTTTGAGGCCGATTCCAATACTGCCACCACCTTATTGCAGGGATTGTTGTTCCGCAAAGACTTAAGTAATCTGTATCATTCCATAGAAACCGGAGAAGAACAGGATTACTATGATTCTCTGCGAAGATGGCTCGAACCGCTTGGTGAAATACAGGACAAAAATAATGTGATCGCCTTAGAGGCATATCAGACGATCATAACATTCTTCCTTTCCTGTGTAAATCGTTTCCAGCTGGCGGATCGGTTTTCAGATTCCATTAATTTAAACTGGCTGTATAGCAGCGAAAATTATGCTACCTGGAAGGAGGCGGCGGAGCATCTTTTTGAATTATCTCATATGATTTTTAGCGTACAAAAAGAGGAGCAGAGCAAAAGGACTAATGATACTATTAATTTTGTGCG from Lacrimispora sphenoides JCM 1415 encodes the following:
- a CDS encoding sensor histidine kinase — translated: MHSLVHKLNISLFKKIITIFLIVIAPIFILGIYIRNWGANTVREELSKSSTAQIEFYLSQLEKEIERLKILQYTCLNDEHLNRLAVQYSIMSDYEIVSNMRQLQARLITIEYSSSYVINVSAHIFSINKTISSSRGVDDLDERVYERTRSAAGLAGAQIVRYEDGLYLTTVDPSDKTGRISNYVIEIELNQDVFKEDLEQFNIYPNSGSFLIDLTNSNEIAMASTGKPVQSHAILGDFNVVDKSGTNLSNIEGYRCYSVYTKSKYLNMLLLRYLPENLVFTPMKNFTNWIWVFIMVSITVIIIFTLSMNRFINKPIKKLVEVFRQVEKGNLQISLDTNDVGSKEFAYLYTRFNKMVDSLNMLIDQAYKQKILTQRAELKQLQAQIKPHFLYNSFFIINTMAQMGDENLLEFTNHLGEYYRYLTRNAADIIPLCEEVEHARTYTSILSMRFTKNLDIIFGSCPKEYEQYPVPRLILQPLIENAFEHAVEKRMKDRIISISFENHIDRLHIIVEDNGTTLTDEKLSELQKMLISQPDDAEVTALLNINRRLQLQYDEVSGVLLDRSLLGGLMVELVLGPRRE
- a CDS encoding response regulator transcription factor — encoded protein: MYRLLIADDEEIIVNGLYDILSSLENLELDVYKAYSGEEAIQWLGRTRIDIALTDINMPEIDGLQLLDEIKKRWPWCRVIFLTGHSEFNYAYKAIQYSNVKYILKTEGYGKIIKTVERVIQELKDENQTNELIQNAKDQINLAQDLFCQKYFNALLNNDNSLKINGKEFERLFIHLNADEPVMLILGEILILPKTIDFWEKNQIMYSIKQLIVRYFAMHINSLVVPLKDEKIAVFAQPSKIQSYPDQPHDSMSIFLKGTLEMVQSACRERLNAPVSFALAEKPCKWEEVAEKYVALIDLLNYQVGHDMETIIDEREFRKQRQTFTPSFEADSNTATTLLQGLLFRKDLSNLYHSIETGEEQDYYDSLRRWLEPLGEIQDKNNVIALEAYQTIITFFLSCVNRFQLADRFSDSINLNWLYSSENYATWKEAAEHLFELSHMIFSVQKEEQSKRTNDTINFVRRHIENHLSEDLSLTSLSEKTYLNPSYLSRLYHQTTGHKLSTFIENSRIKKAKELLENPYEKIYEIAKKVGYDTAASFTRFFKKAEGISPQEYRDSCITTKRLKN